A DNA window from Streptomyces sp. 71268 contains the following coding sequences:
- a CDS encoding HPr family phosphocarrier protein: MVERRVTVGWAEGLHARPASIFVRAATASGVPVTIAKPDGTPVNAASMLAVLGLGAQGGEEIVLASEADGSEAALDRLAKLVAEGLEELPETV; encoded by the coding sequence ATGGTTGAGCGCCGCGTCACCGTCGGCTGGGCAGAGGGCCTGCACGCTCGCCCCGCGTCCATCTTCGTCCGCGCCGCGACGGCCTCCGGCGTCCCCGTGACGATCGCCAAGCCGGACGGCACCCCGGTCAACGCCGCCTCGATGCTCGCCGTGCTCGGCCTCGGCGCGCAGGGCGGCGAGGAGATCGTGCTCGCATCGGAGGCCGACGGCTCCGAGGCCGCGCTCGACCGGCTGGCCAAGCTCGTCGCCGAGGGGCTTGAGGAGCTTCCGGAGACGGTCTGA